The genomic region GCCTTCATCTTTTTCCACATCTCTATGGGCTTGTTCCTCAACCGAGTACTTCTACGAGACATCTAGCTTTGGCTAGCAAGAATGGTCATGTCCTACGAATGATTAGTTGTCATGTTGATGATGCCACACCGTGGGCCATTTCACACATCGAGTGCCCTTGTGTTTTGAACAAAATTTGGAAGAGTCATGGAGACTCTGATACTCATTCATACATTAATGATCTTTCTTTGGACTGTCTTATACCTCTTCATGGTTCAAAGAATATACCATATGACTACGATACACTTATGGAGTTTGCTTAATGGGAAAGTTTTGATGACACTAAGGTTCTCACGATGCTTCTTCTCCTCCTACAAAGACTCTTCTTAATCCTTTAGTTTCATTGTTTCCTGGTGCAGATATAGAGGATTGTCCTAGTTTTCCAAATGCAACTtcttgggatgagtacttgatGGATATTTTGAGTTTGTTTTGTAAGTCCTATCTTGTAGACTTGGAGGACACCATTGAGGACATTCATATCCTCTTTGACGATGGTTCTAGTTCTGCCGTTGTCCCATTATCTTTAGATCTTGCTCTTCATTAGTTTCCACATGTTTTTGGTTTGTCACACTTTTTAATTAGGCTTGGAGCTCTTGATTTTGGTGGGGCATCTTTTGGCACCAGCAAGGCAACATTTGACTAGTTTTCAGAGACATACATTTTGAGTTTTCTTTTATCATATTCCATCTTTTGTAGACATCGTGGCCTttttttcttcccaaggggagaaatgtaGTTCAGTGTCCTTTAATCATTTTTAGCATTCCATGTTGAGCATCTACCATtggtgcaaaaaaatcaacattgtGGGGGACTGCAtggtctctcttctctctcttctaGGAGGACTTTTCTTGACAGAAGGTTTTATCCTTCTCAGAGATCACATTTTGTACATTGGCGAAAGAAGTTGTCTTTGGGGGTAGTCTTGACTCGAGTTCTCATTCCTTCACTTGCACATGTGTTTTTTTCatgttttctctcttttggagaggagtgtTTTCCTACGGGTTTTCTtattttctctgtttgtgagagattcttttgtacatgggtacctcattaggctttgTTGCTAAGACCCATCTTTGTTTGCTTTTTTCTCCCTAAGTTGCATTCAAAAGGTTGGGTTTGGTGTGAATAGGgttattttcttactggtttcacttGCCAATCCTTTCTACATCTAGTTAGTTAAGTTAGGTCACATTTAGAGTAGTTACTTTTTGTGTCTCATGTCATGATTGTGACACTTGTCATAATCCTATTTTTTTAATGTCTCACCCTTGCCTATATAAACAAGGGTTCTCTTGTACTTTATTCATCTTGTATGCATTGTATCATTATTAGCAATATAACATtcttcattgcttctctctagtgtGGAAGGTTCTTTGGTGCTGCAAAGGATTCCTGCTCTTGTGAGTCCTTGAGGTGACTTCAATAAGAAGTTTTCATCTGAATCTGCCACAGTCCATTTGATGTCAAGACCCACATGCATGCCAAACTTCTGATATTTCAATTTCTTGACAACTTCCAAGCTCTTAAAGTTTAGGACCAACATCATATAGGActttttcatattcttttggtctaatTTGGGTCTTTCTGATTGCTTtgttgagaatttgaagatgcttTGTTGTTGAAAAGGGGATGTTCTCTGCTCTAGATTCTGATTTGTGATTCAAGCTTTTCAAACTCATCACTTGCTTCTAAGTTCTTATCTCTTTCCTATGGATTATCTTTGGCCGTGGTGAAAATTTCCATGGAACACTCTCCGATTATTGTGTACAGAAATTGATTACTTTAAGACAAAAACAGAAGACTGGGGAAAGGTTAAAAACGTAATATAGGTAAAATCTGGAAAACTAATGAACACAATCTTATCTACCATTATTGCAGATTGGGAAAATGAATGTTTCAGTCTTGCCTTGTAGAATGGAATAATTTACCGAATGTTcattgatgatgtctattgggatCTCTAATAAGGATCCTGTTTTCCGGGAATATGCTTTCATTTGCTAGGCATTATCTGAACTAGTGCAAAACAAAGCAACATATTCACAGAAACAAAGCAATACTGTTCCCCACAGATTCATTAAATGAAATAGGGAGGCACATTATTTCAGGGACAGTGCAAAATTCCTTTATAACAAATAAGAAAACAGTGCTAGTTTGAGAGGGGAATCGTCCAAATGCTAAAGCCACAGACAGAACCAATGATGTCCAAATGAATATCTAACTTCTGCTCATAGCTCAATCAGGTTGGGGCAgtgttgacatgtattttgtacaccgcctaacacagaataaaatacccaagggtaccttatcctctcttgaataaagcctctgattgctgaagatatcgcggagaaggatcaatcaggatgactccaaggttctttgatgtagggtctctacgtgtggataagcaccagtggtcgttgtgaatgctgtttcatcaaggggccttacgtttccgtttAGGAACAgattttcctaaaactaacaagttttcaaaaagatcaaaaggtagagtttgcaagggatgaattctaatctaatcctaagaatgactcaatgtgggctagacttggtaagattctaccaatttcagtattgccaaggaatagcAACTCTACTGaagttgatgcgatcttctaaggtgactatTGATTTTTCAgttcatcaagaatcatagacactaccatgaaggtacatgtcaatagttcaataatgactgaaggtttaagtaatccaaatatctccagttgaccacacaaggtgtcCTTACAattagcaagaagctagtggtttggaacgtgaatctcaccaaagatcaagctcaacacttagtccttcaaattcaaatactacttcgaccaagaatgattcaagaaagtaagcaaccatgaaagtagccacaagaattgcaataaaacaccataacttcaatattttattgatctcaaagccaaaatagacaacaattgcttgaaattctctcttcaaaactcaatctcactacaaaataactttcttctctccaaaagctctaattctattatgctattctctatctatactctaattttctaattacaaaatgaaaatgaatgagggtatatatagcatcctcaattacaatgaacggcccagatcaaaagaagatcaacgactgagattctgacacctaaaccctaattagggtttattacaaaaagttccccttttattgaacaatattaaatgcatagccaaatatttaattggcacaaaaatataggaaacatagaccaatgataattaaggtgccacatcatctataacaacctctcttctagaaccttgtttcctttccaatgctccttcttagcatatgcagtgAATCTACACacaattccttcgatctcagcaataggaatctctggaagattcctcattcgttcctccaagtggatgacttgatcaaaagccttgagaagagctacgtcccatccaggctcgagttctttgattttctcaatcaggagcatagtggtgaacatttgatctctttgctcatctgtgataacattctcatctttgcaaaagatgaccttgaccttctcctccaactcttgaagattcaaATCTATCTCAtcttcaatcctcctgccaagaatagaacataacacctcaaacaccttgtcctgaattggatggatgacctcctcaacttgattgcatttggtactaatgtcttcgaaaagaacttccttcatctgaagtagagttgaccactggagtaaattatgagctcctccatccattatcttttcttgtgctaagatcttccttggtgtttgcctgattacttgcagaacaggaatgataacatctctagtgtgggcaaaggcggctactgttatcattaggttgtgaatgatctcaaggacctggatagctcgatgggtggtctgcatcattcttgttgcgaactcaatggcaacgatatgggatttgtcaatccaagagctcataagctgaaccaagcttttaactctttctgcctcgctgactgattcaaggggaagtgcttgcacaggagatactgctggatcctgacgtcccaaaggctgattgagatgactaaagtagcctctccaagcaccgacctctcgctcaagctttctattcttttccatttcttctttaagcttgtctttaagtgcctcaaatgaatcagtggcctcatccagtgtctgctcggctgtgagtggaccaagctcaaatgtttctacatcatactcttctgcaaggatttcaccttcatatttgtccactgtTGGTGTAGCTATCTACAACTTCCTGGACCctatctcatctctgatcatcttggacatcttggtggccttcttcctttctgttactccctgagaatttccaacaaggctttctaaatcaattacattatcttcatcttcgatcacaatcacccttgttagcctctcctttaaccaatctggaatggcggagcttgtctctctaacttgtatctctttaggcacTAATccctcttctcggagaggagatgtcacttcatcatcattcttgtcttcatgtagctcattgacttggggagattgacttgatgaacgttgaggtgcttgcctttcttcatgtttatcattctgaaccattgattccatagattcctcaacttcaagtaccctcttctcttgtccttgacttgtccttttttcatgtcgagaagatgtgccagatgagtgatctcgatgggcctcttgctttttcttggagggttcccttttctcaggtctttctttcctcttcgcacttctaggatgaggattgccttcacttacgcatcTCGGGTGAGGATTGTCTTCATTTGTGctcctaggatgaggattgcctttgcttgtgcttgctcctccttcccttggcctttcctccaaagtaaaagtcattgatgtgttctgttctctcaacttttgatgttgtatatccacccatctgcgagtacaagacaaaactggggccatcaaagttctcaagtctgtaatctcaggctcgttccaatctatcttcactgtttTGTCCTcttggtcataagatgattggagatgtttgccattgtcctgggcttgatcggccactctgtaaactttgcatttcctgatgagatccaaaggtaacctggaatgcatctttcttttcacttctaaatcatctgagagattcatcaaaaagtcctctatctgaaattcgtgcttgtactttctaccaactgtttcttctatatATCCATAAGGATCGAAGttttctctcaaggcaaagaacgagaaggaatataaggccaactctttctctgcatcatccatggctagagcattaggacatacctcaactgaattccctagtatgataggtaccggaattccatttccatgcctgtgtctgaatgccttctcATAAGCCGCCAACTGCCTGGTTACCTCCAGTAACACTATTCTGtttgtcggatatcttggcaacatatatggaggtgaaggacacccatgaactctaatatatgtaaacttctggaattggataaaccaagcaccatacctctttacaagctcttgtgcatcttgggATATCTGATTGTGAATctcgccttgcaatgtcctggtgatgttcatcgtgaaggtatcattaactaacttgtagttacttccaggtgggtgatgcaaatgaacataagattcacaaactctgacttctccaggtcctcttccgatcactcctctgtgaggtagtcctgcatattcaaaactcctgaccaaggcatatatgatgtacgagctcatgtggaaagacttggtagccttcagtcttctcaactgcacgtccaagcaatggctaataattctagcccaatgaattgttcctttcccttgaactatcacttggatgaagtagaacatccacttctcaaaacagaaggcttgaggagcccctgtaactcgattgagtaaagttatcaaatctctatactcctcctggaagtcgatcctatgtggtgtgttgggaatcttgctcaggcgaggacgacttttgagtaaccaattcttattgatgatgctcaagcaagtgtttggatcatcttcgtacatggacctagccccttccaagcttttgtaaatcatatctttatgttctggcagatggagagcttcactgatagcctcatctgaaaggtaagccaaagtgtttccttccttggacacgattgatcttgattgtgggtcataatggcgggcacactcaatcatcagctcatgacactggatggctggagggaagccggccgccttgataatgccactttcaattattctccttgcgacaggtgatggctttccaatgtaagggacctctcgaaacttcttcacactgaagtttcccaagttggtatctccaatgttgctccattttgacacgatcttggtctccaattcttcattcttttgatcttccttcatgagagctggacgactagtggatgctcctgccttcggggtcgccattttgacacctacacaacatttcataatgagtaatatattttgcaatttAAACATATAGAGTAGAAAGGAGATTCAAAGATttcaattaggaaacttcatgataaatcgttgaattatcatttcctaaatatgactacgtaatttgaaattcaaaatttcaacatttgaaCAAGgaagatctcgccatacctccacttgagaactaaTTCTAAGAAATAATGCAAAATTAGGCaagttcgctaggcaaaatgtggatcgaGGCTCTCCCTTCAACAAAATGGTCTTCCTCTAGACTTCGCAAGCATTAACTttaccacctctagccttcaaccaAATTCGCTCCTtcttagaccagatttcgcacctttATTGCTTCTTCAAATCGCACTTGAATGGATGattaaatgatggattaaaatgcttCAAAACACCACAACTATATAGGCGCTCATTACCTCATTCCTCATAGGCCAACTTggtgaaaataggccaaaaaaataaacaaaatttaataaaagaagaggccgacttttataaaaaatattaaaataataccccaagcgctctatttttaaatttaatttaataataattaattttaaatgcctttataattaaaaattttgattttttaaaggcttaaattaattattaaatatcaacGCACCTTTATTAAATGCCAACTTAATtagaatatttcaaggttttagcgaatttggcatttaataCGAGTTTTTGGAAGTAAGTGTTCAAGCATGGGAAAATAATGGACATTaataacatcgctctggtcccttggagagggacaagagcgatcatGCACTTTAGACCTCGCATTTCTAGTTTTTTACGTTCAAAATCCCATCCTTGACGTTCAAAATGGCACTCTTGCTTGGAATTTTGAGTTTAATTCATGTGACCTTTGGAAAGAGCTTGCTTTtaaacattttcgccctggtcccttggtgagggacaggagcaatcccACCTTTTGTCCTTGGACTTCATTTTCCAAATTGCCAATTCATGATGTGAGGTAGGCAATGATCCTTATTGTTCGTTCTATGCATGCTTAACTCGTTTCTCCAAGGCAACATAGACTctccaaagattttcgccctggtcctccagtgaaggacaggagcgatttttgttctTGAGCCTAggattgttgattcttggggtcaaTTCTTTGTTCACCATCCTCTTAAAGACATTTCTGACTTTGCACAACCTTGCCTTGACGTGTTCTTGGAAGGAAATGATTGAttttatagaaatcgccctggtcctccagtgaaggacaggagcgatttttagtcCATAGCACAAATTCTTAACCACATCAATATCTAATTTCCTTCAAGGCACAAAACATCATTCCTTATTCCATCTTGAGTTTTGGAAACGAAAGTAGCATTCCAAAATGTTAGGCTATTAGGCAAATTtaaagatttcgctctggtcccttggtgagggacaggagcgccctagccaattTTCATCAAGTTTTGTGGTCTTTGCAACTTCGTTCTTCCTTGAAGCACTTTAAATATCATTCCAATCTTATGCCTTGACATGGATTCGTCCCAATTTGGGAAGGAAgacttgataatgtgtttttcgccctagtcccttggtgagggacaggagcgccttggccattatgagttcacttgtgttttgctaactttcaaaattatcttcaatggatcgaTTACGCCTTCCTCCATTCATCTCAAACTTGTAACTCGCTTTACCTTTGCCAAAAATTTGTCgtgtgagaaaatcgctctggtcccttgaagagggagAGGAGCTTCCtttaaaaatcgctctggtcccttggtgagggacaggagcgcctattgcaacttgggttgattttctccttcgtaggccactcaagttatattcaacgaataaaacatacttctcttgacctcttcaaatcgcgaaatcacttaaatcttgtgaggagaatgcaaatttggaattcaagctccgatCCTTCAGtgggggacaggagcgccttttgttcTCAAGGCCAAATCCTTCCACTTTTCATCTTaaatttcctttgctggggaagatatCATCTTTGCGCCATCCGTGAACGAGAGCACAAATCCTGAAAGGTCCAAGAAGGTGTGCACAAAGAAAATCGCTCtcgtcccttggtgagggacaagagcgaattcaTCTTGCTAGACAAAAAGTTCAACCTTTCATCGCTTTTGACTAAGTCTGGGTGTTCTATCATGTTGATTTCATCCATCATTGTATCCTTGGCGCTTCAATTTGGCCAATCAAGGCCAAGAATGACCTAAGTAAaccatttcgccttggtccttcagtagAGGACAGGAGCGCATTCACCCTAAACCTTCAAAATTTATCATTttcgagtcttcaaaatcttcaaaatcttcaatttacgTCCAATTATATCCCCTGGCGACCCTGCATAAAACAATTAAAGGAAGTTAGAGACAGATATGCATTAAAtatcattttcgccttggtccctgggagagggacaggagcgatttcacctctataagccaaaatatccaaaatttaggtcttcagtcacttgacaaggcataattaggtcatctccAAGGCCGGGAATCGGTTATCAAGTcttcaaaaatttggtcaaaatttaccCAGACAAAAAtgcacaattccatcattaaaatgctaatacctagacaaaatttgaatttgccctcaaaatccTGACTGGACCCATCCTGAGACATACCTGACTTTCTGACAGgttcatcctatttcaaaattgcaagcCTCGGGAGGATGCATAATAATCTTTcaaaaatttgactggactcggcttgaaaatatccaaaaggaacccctaaggcttaaccctagtccaaacgactcactcacttactcaaaaccctaaaagcagagagaagaataggcaaaacaaaagcaaaaagagggggtccccattttaatggggcgatgtgtgaaatggtcacaacaggcagCTACATTTTCTTTTTAAGTCTGATTACTGGAATATACAAACTTCTATTTAACTAAGAGAATGGGCTATACATGTCACACATAGGACAATCCTTGACCCATTTAAAAATAAGCATGCGTACAAGTACATGACAGTTTACTCCCTGATTTGGATTCCTTTTACCATCATAGCGACTAACACAAATTGTCTAAGGAAAACCTTTGCATTTCTCCAACAAGTTTTGACTGGATCTGAGGTACCTGCTTGCTTGGGAGTTTATTCAAACAGAGCTTGGAATCTCCTATAATTTAAAGTTCCCATGTCAATCCTCATAGCTTGACCAAAATCCCTCCTCATAGGTGTTTTGGTAATATTATTTGTGTCAATACCTATTCCAATGTGAAAGATAACACTTGGTTGTTGCCTAGATCTGTAAAGAGCCTGCCAGTCCCTCTTCTTCCAATGTTTCCTTTTTCTGTAAGATTTGATGATAAGGTGTAACCTTGTAAAGGAATACAAGGGAAGTAATAAtcttatatatattatatgtagaATTTCATTATCATATACTTACCAATATAGGATCTCTTTATTTAGACAGGTTCATAATAGCAGCTGAGTTCAACACTTCTATTTCAGCTCCCAGTCAATGGGAATGTTGTTATTGCATCTAGcatattctttttctttttggactaGGTCCTTTACGTTGAACTAAACAGATACAACCTACCAGAAAAAACTTGGTTTTGTTTACTGTTTTTGATTGATTTCTGTTAACAAGAGATTGAACTTGACTTTTGTAAGTATGAAATTATTCCAAAGGGGCAATTTCTCACTTCTGCTGAAGGTACTCGGGTCATTCCAGGGGTCGCATAGCCTTTAAAAAGAAATGATCAAGGAAGTTCCAGTGTGAGTCCCAAAACTCCAACCTCAGGCTATTTTTCATCCCATGTTTGAATGCTATGTGCATGGCATAGGCTAGCAAGGGCCGATCCCTACTATCCCCAAGTGGCCCCACCAATGTTCAATTTAGCTATTTCATCTGTATGATTACCCAGTTCTTTCCCCAAGAGTGGAGGCATAGGGCACAATATATGTTGAAAACAATAGCTGGAGGCACAGGGCACAATATATGTTGAAAACATTTGAGTCGTCCAAACTGTTTTCAATTAGTTTGAGATAAATGTGCTATGGCTGCTTTCTATTACTTGCGAGTGTAACAGACTGAAGTTGCAGGAAAAAGATACAATCCAAGCATTTTGGAACGAACAGGTGATTTATCTTTCTTAAATTGTTTGTGCACCTATTCATATTTTCATACATCTAATCACACAGAAACATTATATTATAATTCTTCAAGTTTGAACCTCTATTGCATTCCTTTACATATCATCTTTTTTTATGAAATACTCTAGTTTCTAGTTTTGAACAGCTTACAATTTTCATGTCTTTCTGACATAAGGATTTCTTTGCTGTAGTATCCTTTTTTACAAAAAATTATTTAGTTTCTAGACTATTCCTTGGTTGCAGTGCAATTTTGCTGAGAAACGTTTGTTGTAGTATATTCCATCTCATTTTGCATGATTGACCTTCTTGTCAAGATGGTTTCTTGTTTTATCGAGAATACAGATAATTTGGTATCTGCTAATTGAAGTTACTTTATAATTTGAGATGTAAAAGTAAAATTGTATACCATGACAAATTTAGGATTTCAGTGAAATAATGTGCCCAACCACAACACTAACATAGAATAGATGTATAAGCATCAGAAAGCTGAAATACACCATCTCAACGATAAATAAATGCAAATATAATTATTAGTAGATTTGTCACTACCAAGTTAGTAGGTTTAGGAGAGAGATGCTCATACTGCCCCGTAAGGAGAAATTGGATGAAAGTTCACAAAAATCAAATTACAGGTTTGACATGTTAACATGAAAATTTTCTCTCTTTTCATCTAACCTTTCCTAATTGAATGGCTTATATGACATGTGGCTGTGCAGTTGCTTCTTAATTTTCTTTGGACTCCTTTGTTTTTTGGCCTGCACAGTCCGGTATGGAAACAGCCGCACTCTTTTTTACTTGAGATTTCCTGCACAATATAACAACAATACATCATATTTATGTCTTATTCATTATATATCCTGTTTATATAATGACAGAGCGCTGCATTTGCTGATATTGTGCTGCTGTGGTTTGCTATTGCTGCAACAATATATCTTTTCTGGCATGTTGATGCGGTGGCTGCATATATGCTAGTGCCATACATCTTCTGGTAAGTAGTAATAAATCAAGATATTTTATAACAAACTGACAAATCTAGGATAGTGTGCTGTTGATATGCTTTGTGATCTGTACCGGATGGCCTAATTCATAAATTGGCTCCAATGGGGTGAAAGTACCAGATGCAGATACTTTGTAGTCTTAATGCCTCACATAGAAGCACTTGGTAATAATAAATTTTGTTCTTATTAAATGCAGAAATTAGATTTCATGGTTTTTAACTTTTTTCCCTTGAGGGGAACATATCTACTAGTGGGGCCATCCACAATTTTCTTGCATCAATAACCCCGAATCTTTTTTCTCATCTTCTAACAAATTGTCTGTAACCGTCACAGGGTGACTCTTGCTTCAACATTAAATTTATACATATGGATTTACTACAATGCCAACAGTACTCTCTACGATGTCAGGAATCTGCCAGATCAGCATTCAAAGAGCTCTTAGTATGGATTGGTTATAATCTTGATGGTAGTTCTGTAATTTTTATTCCTTAAGTTTCCTTGTTACAATAATTCCTAGGTTACATGATCTGAAATATTCTGGGAATATTTTACAAAGGTAAGGCATATTCATTGTACATCTGCTAAAAACGAACAAAATAGGTGTTTGGTTGTGTTCTAAGAGAATTCA from Cryptomeria japonica chromosome 3, Sugi_1.0, whole genome shotgun sequence harbors:
- the LOC131047140 gene encoding uncharacterized protein LOC131047140 isoform X1 — its product is MKLVDVSALILSVALPIGVGFIGTLTGDGGNSEWYKQLKKPPWTPPNWAFPVVWTILYAMMGVAAWRVWIHGGFENQGAALGVYLFQLLLNFLWTPLFFGLHSPSAAFADIVLLWFAIAATIYLFWHVDAVAAYMLVPYIFWVTLASTLNLYIWIYYNANSTLYDVRNLPDQHSKSS